One window of the Corvus moneduloides isolate bCorMon1 chromosome 10, bCorMon1.pri, whole genome shotgun sequence genome contains the following:
- the CLCN2 gene encoding chloride channel protein 2 isoform X3, with amino-acid sequence MAISLGMIVCRASAQSSHISPGRTHGEAAPGPTPAPCTCGKREQRVPGESWPVVTLCRLLPSPAPTGCPRVPSWAKATVDGAQPWDRVPGRTPLDPAGRWVPGAAGAGTGSRRCRALPAEAERGRSLPRAVPRARPARSGRSCGRRGHRQRHRHRDGAERSGGSSGGTMASESEAQRALQYEQTLMYGRYTQDLGTFAKDEAARLRLQEGDTPRPRRPSELLEYTQGRCAPCRVCALQCQRFLISKVGEDWVFLILLGLVMALVSWAMDFAIATCLQAQKWMYGGLDTNVLLQYMAWVTYPTVLITFSAGFTQILAPQAVGSGIPEMKTILRGVVLKEYLTLKTFVAKVIGLTCALGSGMPLGKEGPFVHIASMCAALLSRFLSLFGGFYENEARNIEMLAAACAVGVGCCFAAPIGGVLFSIEVTSTFFAVRNYWRGFFAATFSAFIFRVLAVWNKDEETITALFKTRFRLDFPFDLQELPAFAVIGIASGFGGALFVYLNRKIVQFMRRQKTINRFLMKKRLLFPALVTLIISTLTFPPGFGQFMAGQLTQKDTLVTLFDNQTWAKQGLSDEFEYLGILEAWHHPRSNIFITLVVFILMKFWMSALATTIPVPCGAFMPVFVIGAAFGRLVGESMAAWFPDGIHADNNIYRIVPGGYAVVGAAALSGAVTHTVSTAVIVFELTGQISHILPVMIAVILANAVAQSLQPSLYDSIIRIKKLPYLPELGWGHHEKYNVRVEDIMVRDIRYVTLSCKYRDLQQVLHSTKMKNLPLVESAESMILLGSIERTQVGALLNNQLSPHRRLLTLRQKVLSEDGHRLSDSSIRFQINTETSSGSPARPALRKPLKPALKRVPSSPADSPPAGTADHTGIALKSLFCANTSAEPTEILEWEEQQLDQLVDFSSAKIDPAPFQLVEHTSLHKTHTIFSLLGLDHAFVTSIGRLVGMVSLKELRKAIEGSLTGKGVKVRPPLASFRDSTASTTEADTTALHQLWDRHQHHHMPREAGPGGDDDDNTPKGQ; translated from the exons ATGGCCATTAGCCTGGGGATGATCGTCTGCAGAGCCTCAGCCCAGTCCTCCCACATCTCACCGGGGAGAACCCACGGGGAAGCAGCGCCCGGCCCCACGCCAGCCCCTTGTACCTGTGGGAAGAGGGAGCAACGTGTCCCAGGGGAAAGTTGGCCCGTGGTCACCCTATGCCGGCTTTTACCCTCACCTGCACCCACTGGTTGCCCACGGGTGCCATCCTGGGCAAAGGCCACTGTGGACGGGGCACAGCCATGGGACAGAGTTCCCGGCCGGACTCCCCTCGACCCAGCCGGGCGCTGGGTGCCCGGCGCTGCCGGTGCCGGTACCGGGAGCCGCCGGTGCCGGGCGCTGCCGGCGGAGGCGGAGCGCGGCCGATCCCTCCCCCGGGCAGtgccccgggcccgccccgcgcGGTCCGGGAGGAGCTGCGGCCGCCGCGGGCACCGGcagcggcaccggcaccgggacggcgcggagcggagcggcggcagcagcggcggcaCCATGGCCTCCGAGAGCGAGGCGCAGCGGGCGCTGCAGTATGAGCAGACCTTG ATGTATGGGCGTTACACGCAGGACTTGGGCACCTTTGCCAAGGATGAGGCGGCCCGGCTGCGGCTGCAGGAGGGGGACACCCCCCGACCCCGCCGCCCCTCCGAGCTGCTGGAGTACACCCAGGGCCGCTGTGCCCCCTGTCGTG TCTGCGCCTTGCAGTGCCAGCGGTTCCTCATCTCCAAGGTGGGCGAGGACTGGGTCTTCCTCATACTGCTGGGGTTGGTCATGGCACTGGTCAGCTGGGCCATGGATTTCGCCATCGCCACGTGTCTTCAAG CTCAGAAGTGGATGTACGGCGGCCTGGACACCAACGTGCTGCTGCAGTACATGGCTTGGGTCACCTACCCCACTGTGCTCATCACCTTCTCAGCTGGCTTCACCCAGATCCTTGCCCCCCAGGCCGTGG GCTCAGGGATCCCCGAGATGAAGACCATCCTGCGGGGCGTTGTGCTGAAGGAGTACCTCACCCTCAAGACCTTTGTGGCCAAGGTGATCGGACTGACATGTGCCCTGGGCAGCGGCATGCCCCTGGGCAAGGAG GGTCCCTTCGTCCACATTGCCAGCATGtgtgcagccctgctcagccgCTTCCTCTCCCTCTTTGGGGGCTTCTATGAG AATGAGGCAAGAAACATTGAaatgctggcagctgcctgcgCCGTCGGTGTTGGCTGCTGCTTCGCCGCCCCCATCGGAG GCGTCCTCTTCAGCATCGAGGTCACCTCCACTTTCTTTGCCGTCCGCAACTACTGGCGCGGCTTCTTCGCTGCCACCTTCAGCGCCTTCATCTTCCGTGTCCTTGCCGTCTGGAACAAGGATGAAG AGACAATCACGGCACTGTTCAAAACCCGCTTCCGCCTCGACTTCCCCTTCgacctgcaggagctgcctgcctTTGCCGTCATCGG GATCGCCAGCGGCTTCGGGGGTGCACTCTTCGTCTACCTCAACCGCAAGATCGTGCAGTTCATGCGCCGCCAGAAGACCATCAACCGCTTCCTCATGAAGAA gcgcctgctcttccctgccctggTGACGCTGATCATCTCCACGCTGACCTTCCCGCCCGGCTTTGGACAGTTCATGGCTGGCCAG CTCACCCAGAAGGACACCCTGGTGACACTCTTTGACAACCAGACGTGGGCCAAGCAGGGGCTCAGTGATGAATTCGAATACTTGGGCATTCTGGAGGCCTGGCACCATCCCCGCTCCAACATCTTCATCACACTTGTTGTCTTCATACTCATGAAG TTCTGGATGTCAGCCTTGGCCACTACCATCCCAGTGCCATGTGGAGCCTTCATGCCCGTCTTCGTCATTG GGGCAGCCTTTGGGCGCCTGGTGGGGGAGAGCATGGCAGCCTGGTTCCCTGACGGCATCCACGCAGATAACAACATCTATCGCATCGTGCCGGGGGGCTACGCCGTGGTGG GGGCGGCCGCACTGTCGGGTGCTGTCACCCACACGGTGTCCACGGCCGTCATCGTCTTCGAGCTGACGGGGCAGATCTCGCACATCCTGCCTGTCATGATCGCTGTCATCCTGGCCAATGCTGTGGCCCAGAGCCTCCAGCCCTCCCTCTACGACAGCATCATCCGCATCAAGAAGCTTCCCTATctccctgagctgggctggggccacCACGA GAAGTACAATGTGCGGGTGGAGGACATCATGGTGCGGGATATCCGCTACGTCACCCTCAGCTGCAAGTACCGGGACCTGCAGCAGGTCCTGCACAGCACCAAGATGAAGAACCTGCCACTGGTGGAGTCAGCTG AGTCCATGATCCTACTGGGCTCCATCGAGCGGACTCAGGTGGGTGCCCTGCTCAACAACCAGCTCAGTCCCCACCGCCGACTCCTGACCTTGCGGCAGAAGGTGCTGTCCGAGGATGGGCACCGGCTCTCTGATTCCAGCATCCGCTTCCAG ATCAACACAGAGACCTCCTCGGGctcccctgcccgccccgcACTCCGCAAGCCCCTGAAGCCGGCGCTGAAGCGGGTGCCGAGCAGCCCGGCTGACAGCCCCCCAG CTGGCACCGCTGACCACACTGGCATCGCCCTCAAGAGCCTCTTCTGTGCCAACACCTCCGCAGAGCCCACTGAG ATACTGGAGTGGGAAGAACAGCAGCTGGACCAGTTGGTGGACTTCAGCAGTGCCAAGATTGACCCCGCACCCTTCCAGCTGGTGGAGCACACCTCGCTGCACAAG ACCCACACCATCTTCTCTCTGTTGGGCCTGGACCACGCATTTGTCACCAGCATTGGGCGGCTGGTGGGCATGGTGTCCCTCAAGGAG CTGCGCAAGGCCATCGAGGGCTCACTGACAGGCAAGGGGGTGAAGGTGCGCCCGCCGCTCGCCAGCTTCCGTGACAGCACCGCCAGCACCACCGAGGCCGACACCACCGCCCTGCACCAGCTCTGGGACcgccaccagcaccaccacatGCCCCGCGAGGCTGGTCCTGGGGGCGACGATGATGACAACACCCCCAAGGGCCAGTGA